In the genome of Oncorhynchus gorbuscha isolate QuinsamMale2020 ecotype Even-year linkage group LG05, OgorEven_v1.0, whole genome shotgun sequence, the window GACCAGTCATACGAAATTTCCAAATAGTATCCACAAGTTCgaaaaacatgtcaaacgtttttttataatcaatcctcaggttgtttttacaaaatataatcaataatatttcaaccgggactgtagcttcttcaataggagagagagagaaaatgtctgctcgaagctgttgcgcatgcaaaacgctgctggcacccagccatacaatgactcgatgtgatctttctcgctcatttttcaaaataaaagcctgaaactatgtctaaagactgttcacaccatggggaagccataggaaaaggaatatggttgatatccctttaaatggagtgaaggcaggcaatggaaaagagagctttcaggaaaaacaacaCTTCcgggtttgattttcctcaggttttcacctgcaatatcagttctgttatactcacagacaatattttgacagttttggaaactgtgttttctatcctaatctggaataatacactatggactttctcttgcatttcaaagataataaaaaataatgttttttctttgtattatcttttaccagatctaatgtgttatattcttctacattcatttcatatttccacaaacttcaaagtgtttcctttcaaatggtatcaagaatatgcatatccttgcttcaggttctgagctacaggcagttagatttgggtatgtcattttatgcAAATATTGAAAAACAAAAGGCAGATCCTAAGAAACCTATCTGACTTTGGTCAACTAAATATGACTGAAAATGTTTACCTGGAATAGATGTCAAAGTCAGGAATGTTGTTTGAGAGGACGACTAAAAACATTTGCTCTCATTATAGTATGCTCTGTAGTTCtataaccctaaacataaccttagAGGTTATACCTAAATTTAACCCTCAAGGTTCTTGCGTCCTAGAAGCAATAGTTTTGTCAAGTTAATTTCATAATTTGACGAGTGAATGACGGCACTGGCATTGCAGCAGTTTGCACAGATTTTAATGCatttaaatatataaaaaaatgctGACAGGTCATGTTGACAGGACGTTTTTGGTCATTTTCAAATTAGTTTGCGTTTTGTCTCGTCCCTCATCTGCAGTCAATCTTCCGGTCTCTTCAGACAGGGTTGGGCTATGATGACGCTTCGATGTATGAGGAACAATAGGGAGCCCCTGACTAATGTGCCAGTCTTTGTCAAGTTTCCTTAGTCCTCCCAGCTGTATTCCCCCCTCAGAGCCTCCTCGCGAACGGAAAAAATACTAGCCCAGGGTACGGAGATGAATCCCCGGCTCTCTGTGACATCCAGCCCTCCTAGCATTATTTACTAATTGACAGGCCCTATCAGTCGGCTGCTGGCCACAGCTGACAAGTGTGTGAAAGCTGGTGGTGGGGAAATGACACACATTGCAGGATTATCAGCACAAAGGCCAACGACATAGCAGTAATCTGATCTGGCTGCAGCTAGTTTGTGGGCCTTGTCTCGGTTTCTGGTGCAGCAGatcacacgcacacatgcacgcacacacacatacactccatACATATGCACATTGAGAGAAGAAACACTTTCTCCCTTTGATCATTTCATACTCCACAATGACTTTTAATGATTAATTAGTGTGCCAGATAGGTGTGGGAATGGCTGAAGACAGATACCGCCCCTTATTGCTCCCCTCCCCCATTTCTTAGTTCCCCAAGGTACTCCACCGCtctacacaagcacacacatgtGCATACtttttgtattatgctaattagatgttTACAGGGCAAGACTATGGACTTTAGGGGTTAAGAAGTTATGTTCAAAACCACAGAAAAACATAACGCCTGAGAGTCAGCAGCCTGGCGTTTCAGACAAGATTTTAATGTCAATGTAGAAACAAGGCCATTAACAACATGGTTCTGCAGAGATGCTTTTCCATGGTCTGTAACCCAATCAGCATTTCTTAACAGCCTGATCACCTTTGAAAAATAtttgggggtgggggtgctgcAAATGTTATGTCCAAGGGTGGAGAAAAAACAAACATTCCTccagtaaaggcccagtgcaattCTTTTGTGATTTTCCTTTTTAGCGTGCTGCAGAGAGTTATATCCATCCACTAATACAGGCTGGCGCGTTCATTAAGCAGGCAGCTGCATATTGGGGCAGATTGAAGAGGGTGGCATTTTCTGAGCTGAACTAAGCAAGACACACCtccaacaacacacacaacctCACGTAATTCTGCTCAAAAAACAATgacaatttctctcaaccagcggCATATGGACTTTTTAGGTGAGCGCTGATGCCGCCCTATGATCAGAGTGCCAACTTTCTTCAACAGCAGGGGAGCAAACTATTTCGCTTTTCCATTCCCATTGCGCCTCTCCAGTTTGCTGATGGAGAGACGCATCGTTGCCACGCTCCACCAACATTCTGTCAAAAAAATAATCAAACATAAATGAAATAGGAGATATACTATAAGCCTATGGTAGAACGTGTATGTGTccttttctgtagcctacaggctGAAGATAAAATGTTCGACAATGTAATGAGATacacttttcaaatcaaatcaaatgtatttatatagcccttcgtagatcagctgatatctcaaagtgctgtacagaaacccagcctaaaaccccaaacagcaagcaatgcaggtgtagaagcacggtggataGGAAACACTGGTTTCTCTGGTTTTTACTGGTTTCTCCGATTATCTAGCCTAACCTAAATGGTGCACAATCCAATAAAACATGTCCTGACATGTTAACAAACATATCCTCTAAACAGGAGGTCAACGTAAAATGGACAATATAGAATGGATAATCAGGCCACTCGCAACTGCTGTTCAGGAGTTCCACCCCATGGGCTAAATTGTCATCATCATCGGTGGTTTCAAGTTTATATCCGTACAAATAAATGTATTTTCCCCTTTTATTCAGAAAACTAAATTTAACCTAATTTCAACGTCTTCAAAATAAGTAGTTTAGAGGTCTTTTCAACTGCATTTTTCTTACTATGACTATTCTAGTTTTGCAGGGGCAGCAATGTTTTTGTCTCAGAATGGCCAGGACCAGCCGTGAATACAGGAGTAGTAAAATCCCGGCGCACTATTTTTGCCAGAGAAAATTcggggcaggtggggcagagcccAGTTTagctaaaaataataataatatatatacagtactagtcaaaagattatacacacacctcacactcattccagggtttctttaATTTTCCATTTTTTTTCATAATAGagtaattgtgaagacatcaaaatgatgatgAAGTAACCAagaaagttttaaacaaatcaaaatatatattatatttgagattcttcaaagtagacttggtcttttatcaaatagggctatcatctgtataccaaccctaccttgtcacaacacaactgattgactcaaacgaattcactttcaacaaggcacacctgttacttgaaatgcattccagacaACGTCCtccacacttttttggttaatacattttccatgtgttatttcatagttttgatgtcttaactattattctacaatgaatgggtaagtgtgtccaaacgtttggctgatactgtatatatttaaatgTTGCCTATTTTGCatattattttggcattaatacgtgtcaccaATAATGTAGAAAAAAAAGAGTAAATAAAAACGtgttctcttttttgctttcttgagtaaggcagttaCAGAATTCAGCTGTTTCAGCCTAGATCAGTACATTCAGTGGTGGTGGGAAAGCCATCGGAAAATACGGAGCATAAGGGTTGGTTAATGACTTCTCGTTgagctgtgattggctcagtgttctgtcactcatggggacccAACGTCACCGCAAAATCTATGGGGAGAactcgaaaattcaagccccttgggtgctgccatagagttacattagaagtaccCATCCAAGacggctcaaggtcattggccacagatataacgtgatttgaccaTTTTATCTACTGTAGGTTTCAAAAtcgtagctagcaagctagacaagcagtctaCATCGAAATTCACATCGACAATCTACAGGTAAATCcgtttcaatccttgtcatatgaagatgaattatagataaaacgtatcagtGCTCATTGGCCAATGGACACAGACGTTACACAACCAGTTGGAAATCGCAGTGGTTTGGAAGAAATCAttggctaactgcaagcgttgtaaagcaatcactagcctgctattcagtggactGAGTGTGTGGCAGTGGTGACCCGTgttgagccccacatttttagcaaaaataaataaatatatatacactgccattcaaaagttggggtcacttagaaatcttcttgtttttgaaagataataatttgtctattaaaataacatcaaattgatcagaaatacagtgtatacattgttaatgttgtaaatgactattgtaactggaaacgggtgatttttcatggaatatctacatacgcgtacagaggcccattatcagaaaccatcactcctgtgctcCAATGGcacgttagctaatccaagtttataattttaaaaggctaattgatcattagaaaacccttttgcaattatgttagcacagttgaaaaccgttgttctgattaaagaggcaataaatctggccttctttagactagttgagtatctggagcaccagcatttgtgagttcgatgacaggctcaaaatggccagaaacaaataacttacTTCTGAAacccatcagtctattcttgttcagagaaattaaggctattccatgcaagaaattgccaagaaagtgaagatctcatacaacgttgtgtactactcccttcacagaacaccgcaaagtggctctaaccagaatagaaagaggagtgggaggccccggtgcacaattgagcaagaggacaagtacattagagtgtctagtttgagaaacagactcctcacaagtcctcaactggcagcttcattaaatagtacccgcaaaataccagcctcaatgtcaacagtgaagaggcgactctgggatgctggccttctcggcagagttgcaaataaaaagccatatctcagactggccaataaaaagagcaattaagatgggcaaaataacagacGCTGGATAGAGgagctctgcctagaaggtcagcatctcggagttgcctcttcactgttgactgatgaaattacggattgcctcttatccgcttgtcatccccttatgccatagtttgtacatctcaaatgtcagtagacatcacatttgtttaagcatgTCAGGATTCActgcatggtgctgaaaagaaagctctgctgttagGGCCTAACAGAATGTGGACACCGTTTGTCACCatttatagtgcaattcatgtcaTATTTAGTGGTGTGTAGTGGCATTGCCCCACAAAGATTAAACATGCTAATATCACCAGTGCTCCAGGAACATATCAAGCACTGCAACAGCTTCAACCTTCAAAttctaaataaaaaaaatctattgGACATTTCACTAATGCCTCATCACAACAACTTATCTGTCTCTGACTGAGCCTTTTATTTTAATTAAGCATTGTGCATTGGTTCCCTTCCCCTGTGTGTAAATCTCCAATTATTTGTTGGTCTCTCTTAAATAGctgattgtttttttattttattggttTGCTTTTTTAACATGAAAGGGGGAATTAATCTCAAACCCTAAGAGGTTTCTTACCTCTCCTCCAAATGTAACTTTTGTTAACCTTTTACAACCTTCATAAAATGCATTTTCTTGTGTGCAAATAACTAAATAGAAAATAACCTTTTCCTTGGGAAACAGACAAGTACTCCCCTGGATATAATTGATCATTTCAACCCTTGAACATGTCAAACCTTACCTCTATATTTAAACCAGACGACCAGCACTGCCAAACCTGCTTATTGAACTAACCAAGCAAGTGTAACTTCGACCAAAAAACTATTGAAAGACTTTTGTAGAAATATTAATGTCACATTCAATCGGTTAGTATTAGCCTTGGGGAAAATCTGATTTGAGGAAtatgtagctcccttcagtaaccacgagctcaaccgttccttgattttaactggcggctttattctgtagttttagtcagaattatcaccttccgtgagaactataaagtaaatgaaaaatacagttaagcacactcttacaaccttatcttacgagtgacttattagcttggtataactctgaagtgcttacatacataacagtttaaccggcgttataacaggttcagattaacacatgaataaaggaacaaatacctcattggctgcttattacagaagggaggaaatcaaacttcacacttattattcctggcatgaattcacacttcatcctaacatactcttcaacgtttatgaactactcccgatgacatgaaaacttagctaacgcagcgcaggattgccttccctccaaaggtgtgttgctacaataacgatccccgttacaacagtattagctacgtagttccgcttgtattatcatttccccgcacagcggacacataaacaattcaaacaaaagacaacgagatatcctgtaagtctaactgtcagttacactccCACCAATCACCGGTGATTTCTGTGAAAGAGGTCTGCAGGTTTCTTGATCGGCTTCCAGGAGGGTGACTGTCTTATGGATGGGCCTCTCCAGATAGGTGGGTTTGGTGATGCATTTACCTCCCTCATCTAGGGTTGAGTCGCTGATCAGTAACTTGAATCTTCTCACCCGGCCATCCTGTCCCCGGGTACACTTCTGTAACCTTTGCCAATTTCCACTGGTTGCGTGGTGCAGTATCATCTTGCAAAATGACAATGTCATTAATCCTTGTGTTtcttctgtcctgtctgactcCATTTCCGTCTGTGTTGGAGGTTTAATTGTTCTGAGGTATGAGCACTCTCCATAACCTGAGGTACTAGCGTCGGAGAAGTGATGGAGCTCATAACTCTGCACCTCCTTGAAACTTGATGGCAAGTAGCTTCGTTGGATCCTTACTTCAGACAAGTTTTGTAGACCTTGGAGCCAGAATTCCCACTGGGAACTTAGGTCATCTGGAAGGGGGTCATCCCAGTCGATTTTGTCACGACACATCCGCTGCAAGATCTGCTTCCCCACCAGGACAAAGGGTGCCACAAACCCAAGCAGATCATAtacagaggctactgtagacaacaCTCCTCTTCTTGTGAGTGGGCGTTCCTTGACAACTACTCTAAACTGGAACTCGTCTGATgcgacacaccacagtacaccaagcGCTCTCTCCATGTGTGGTTCACCCAGAGCCATATCCAGGTCTTTGGCACCCTTGGCACGTTCTTCCTTGGGAATTGTGGCTATAACTTCCTTGCTGTTAGAGATAAACTTGTGCAACCGAAGTTTGCCGATGCTGCAAAGCTCTCTTGCTTCTTTCCCCAGCTGGGCCGCTTCAGCTTCAGACGATACGCTCGTCAACCCATCATCAACATAAAAGTTCCTTTCTATGAACTGGATAGACTTCTCGCTGAAGCTTccttgtccttcggcagcaaGATGTTTGAGACCATAGTTGGCGCAACCAGGAGATGAAGCTGCGCCGAACAAGTGGACCATCATACGATACGCTGAGGGTTGAGACTCTAGATCTCCGTTCTCCCACCAAAGGAACCGTAGATAATCTTGGTCTTCTGCTTTCACATGAAACTGGTGGAACATGCACTCTACGTCACACATGATTGCAACTGGACCCTTACGAAAACGACAAAGGACGCCCAGCAATGTGTTTGTCACCTCTGAACCGGTAAGATGATCATTCAAGGACGTCTCTCGAAACTTAGCTGAGCAGTCAAAGACGACTCGTATCTTCCCAGGCTTTTGTGGGTGATAAACTCCATGGTGCGGGATGTACCATGCTGGATGCTTGTTAATTTCCTCTTTAGAGACCTTCTCAGCATCTCCACAAGCtatagtctcttccatgaatgctgTGTAGTCCTTGTAgtactgcttgtctctccttagcctcctttcCAGGCACTTGAGTCGGTGAACTGCACATGTTTTATTGTTCGGCAGATTGGGTCTTTCTTCCTTAAACGGCAGCGGCATCTCATAATGTCCATTGTCCTTGCGTCTGATGCCCTCTTTCATTTTCTTCAGGAACCGGATATCCTCTTGAGATATGAGGTCCTCTTCTGCAGCTCTCTCGTTGAAGTCAGATTCAAGCGTCTTGATAATGTCCAGTGTTGTGATTACCTCTCTTACATGTGTTCTACAAACATGGTGTACTTGATTTGTGAGGTTGGAAGAAGATTGAAGGCTTGGCATCACCTGTCTAACGATAACCCGATGACTCACTCCAATAGGGTCGCCATAGTCGATACATGGATTTCCATAGCCGACTATGCTCCAGCCAAGATCTGTTCTCTGAGCAAAAGGCTGATTTCCCTTACCAGACACAATTTCTCTTGGAAGGAGAGCCTGGGAGCAGTTGTAGCCAATTAAGAGAccgacatcacagctctgttgagGAGCAATCTCCTCTGCAATGTGTTCAAGATGAGACCATGCTCTTGCAGTCTCTGGAGTAGGAATATGATCTCTGTTTGCAGGAATAAACTCTCTCGAGTAGGTCGTTGGCAGAGGGATTTTCTTCTCCAAGTAAAACCCTCTAACCTGCAAACCAGACAGCTTCTGGCAGGGCACAGTGGTATTTCTTGAAGCCATTGTAGAGAGTTTCAGTTGGACTGGCTCCTTCCTTGTATTGAGAGCCTTTGTTGTCTCTTCAAGGATAAAAGTGGTGTCACTCTGGGTGTCAAGAAGTGCATACACAAGAACTTCACGATCTGGCTCACTTGTGGTTGACACCCATACTGGAATGATTGTGGAGGTGTGAGTGTTAATGTCCCTTACGACTCTGTTAGATATGGCCTCACTTGACGCTCTTGTCCCCTTATCTCGTGGGGGCTCTGTCTTCCTATCCCTTAACCTTTCTTTACTACGATCTTCGTGCAGGCAGGATGGATGCCTCCTCTGACACGTGTCGCAGGTGTTCCTGTTATCACAATCTTTCGATCGATGCCCAGGCCTTAAACAGCCAAAGCACAATTTATTCTCTTGAACAAACTTCTGTCGCTCTGCGGCGGGCTTATCCATGAACTTCCAGCATTTGTGGAGACTGTGACCTGACTTCTCACAGAAGACACAACTAGTAACAGTATCTTTCTCATCAGAGTTAGTTGCTAATACCCTTGCTCCGGGGTTTTGAATCCTTGGCGTCTTAAGTTTCCCATCTTCACTTGGTTTCAAAGCATGAAGGGATGTTACAGGATTGCAAGCAATCTTGGCTTCTCTCGTGAGAAACTTCACAAACTGACTGAAGCTAGGAAAGATCTCCGTTTCTTCTAAGATGTCTGTGACCTTTCTATTCCATCTTGAAGTTAGCCAATCTGGAAGTTTAGCGAGGATCTTTTGGTTTTCATTACAGTCATTAAGCACCTCCAGGCCCTTATTCTGAGACATAGCAGCTTCACAGCTGCGAAGAAAGTCTACAAGGTCTCTAAGTTCAAGACTGTCCTTGGATCCTATCGTAGGCCATGCATTGAGCTTATCTCTGAAAGACTTGGCGATGAAGAATTTGTTTCCGTACCTttcttcaagaatggtccaagcaGCATGGTAGGCTGATTCTGTTCCTAACATAAAGTAACTTTCGATGGCTTTCTTGGCAGGCCCACCGACATATTTTCTTAAGTAATATATCTTCTCAGTTGTTGGTATGTTCTTCCTGTCTATCAGAGTCTGAAAAGAGACCTTCCAGTCAGTGTACGAGAGAGGCTCTCCATTGAATGTTACTGGTTCTGGTATGGGGAGGCGGCTTTCACTGATTGATTCCGCTAGTAACCTGAACATGGTCTTGGTGCCATCTTCTTGCTGTGTGCTTGTCACAACATGTTGTGGTGAGAGACTGAAATGAGCCACGTCTGTGCGTGACTTCTTTCACAGATTTGCAGTTAGAGAGTAGTTCTCTCTTTTCGTCCTCTGAGTTTTCATCTTGCTCATACACTTGCATTCGCGCCTTGGCAGCATTTAGTTTCTTGAGCACTTCTAGGCGCTCTAACTCTCTACGCTTGTCTTCTAGTGTCCTTCGTCTGGCAGCATTTTCTACCTCTAACTTGACTCGCAGCCTAGCTTCTTCTAAGCTGCGTTTCACAGCCTCAGCTTCTTGCTCCGCTGTCCTCTTCTTATCTTCATCTTCGAGTCGCTGAAGCTCTTCTAGTTGGCGTTCTTGCTTAACCATTACTTCTAAAGCTGCTTGATTAGCAGCAACTTCCGCCGCAGCCTCTTGTCTCTTGACAGATGACACGCTTGAGCGTCTGGAGTTGACCTTTGAGTTGCTTTGAGACTGGGAGGAAGCacttgagggctgatagttgaGACTTGACTTATGTGAGAGTTCAGACATGCACAAGGAATTGCTGTCCTTCCAGTGCAACTCTATCTGGTTACTTTGACCTTCTTCCCTGCCTTTTAAATGACACCTTACAGTCTTGATAATAGACATTGTAACTGCTTCACAAGTATCAACTCTGCGTCGTATATCGTTGTCGGGAATGTCGATTTGACGCAAATTTACGTAGACAAGGTTTAGCTCTGTAGAGGTATGGCTAATCTTGTTTAAGAGGTCTTCTAGTAGGTCTTCAGAGCAACAGCCTGTCAGTGACAGTTTTGCTTCCTTTACCAGAGCCTTCCACTTCTCATAGCTGACCCTGAAACGATGTTCGAGCTGTCTCCACCTTTCGTCGCGCAGTTCTCTGCCCTTTTCAGTTAACCTGCGGACCCTCTCACCTTTTCGTGGCTCTTGTTGTGCTATCTCATTAGCAGCCTCTGTATCATCATTCACTGGCCGAAGTGACTCCACACCAGTCTgggcctcttcctgctgttctgttTGTTCTGATGAAGGCTCAAAGTTTGCGAGGTGTTGCTGCAGCTGCTCAACTTGACCCACCCCATCTCTATCACCTTTAGTGAAACTACCTCTTTCTGACATtctaaatcaagtcaaatcaattcTAGCTAAGGTTTGGATAAGTGAGTAGGTAATTTATACTCTAATTCACTGTAATTTAAAACTCAGTACGTGGTATAAACATGTATAATGCTTGTAACAAAGGCTTGAACAAACACCTTACCAAACAATTACACTATTAACTTACATGTGAATATATAATTAATAGGTGTACGCTGACCCTTAATGtttgtgactatatatatatttttagtaaGTATCAAATAATATTTTTCAGTAATACACATACCAGTGATACATTAAGATAGAAAGAGCAAATGCATAATACCAGAGTATTTATGAAATAGACAACTATCTCCAGTCCTTACGAATTGTAATCTTAAAGTCTCTTATTAGCTGTTCACAAGGCTAGGACCACCTTCAAACACCTTGACTTGTACTTGCGTGTCTGACTTTCCTGTTAGTCTTGACCTTATGTTGCCTCACGATGCTTCCTTATGTGGAGATTTTCTTCTTAGTTTGCAGGTAGGTGCAAAACTCTTATCTGGCAGATGACAGGGTCTACCAGGATTTGGGAATCTTGTAGACGTTTTACAGCTGGATGtgattcttctttctctcttgctcgtgAAGAGCATTGAGTTCTCactgtagctcccttcagtaaccacgagctcaaccgttccttgattttaactggcggctttattctgtagttttagtcagaattatcaccttccgtgagaactataaagtaaatgaaaaatacagttaagcacactcttacaaccttatcttacgagtgacttattagcttggtataactctgaagtgcttacatacataacagtttaaccggcgttataacaggttcagattaacacatgaataaaggaacaaatacctcattggctgcttattacagaagggaggaaatcaaacttcacacttattattcctggcatgaattcacacttcatcctaacatactcttcaacgtttatgaactactcccgatgacatgaaaacttagctaacgcagcgcaggattgccttccctccaaaggtgtgttgctacaataacgatccccgttacaacagtattagctacgtagttccgcttgtattatcatttcccccgcacagcggacacaaacaattcaaacaaaagacaacgagatatcctgtaagtctaactgtcagttacagaATAGCATTATTAGTCCTTTTAGATTTTGGAAATGCTCCTCTTGTTCTAGTTTTGTCAATGCCACTTTACAAAACCAATGTCTCCCTCTAGAGGTATGCATGTAACAACAGTCTATAAGCCTCACATAAAAAGCACATGGGTATTGATTAATGGATATTTCAATGAGAGATTCTCAATTGGGCAAAAATCCTCTGTCCTCCATGACCCAGAAAATAAGTGGTTGAGTGGTCAAATTGTTGAACGAAGGAGTCTGCTcccctccttgattaccttctttGACAGAAGATGAACAAGAGTTCACTCGCAGAAGGTAGCTTGGAAGTGTTTTAAAATCTGACAGACCCCCTTTGAATTAGCTGTTTTCTCAAAGGAGAAAAGCACGCACACATCTAACTATACGCTACTGATCTTTATCCTTAAAATGCATTGcccaactacagttgaagtcagaaatgtacatacacttaggttgaaatcatttcaaccactccacaaatgtattgttagtTTTGGCCAGACGGTtgagacatctactttgtgcatgacaagtaatatttccaacaattgtttatgaacagattatgtcacttataattcactgtatcacaattccagtgggtcagaagtttacatacactaagttgactgtgcctttaaacagcttgggaaattccagaaaattatgtcatggcattagtagcttctgataggataattaacataatttcagtcaatatgaggtgtacctgtggatgtatttcaaggcctaccttcaaactcagtgcctccttgcttgacatcatgggaaaatcaaaagaaatcagccaagacctcaggaaagaG includes:
- the LOC124034890 gene encoding rac guanine nucleotide exchange factor JJ-like, translated to MSERGSFTKGDRDGVGQVEQLQQHLANFEPSSEQTEQQEEAQTGVESLRPVNDDTEAANEIAQQEPRKGERVRRLTEKGRELRDERWRQLEHRFRVSYEKWKALVKEAKLSLTGCCSEDLLEDLLNKISHTSTELNLVYVNLRQIDIPDNDIRRRVDTCEAVTMSIIKTVRCHLKGREEGQSNQIELHWKDSNSLCMSELSHKSSLNYQPSSASSQSQSNSKVNSRRSSVSSVKRQEAAAEVAANQAALEVMVKQERQLEELQRLEDEDKKRTAEQEAEAVKRSLEEARLRVKLEVENAARRRTLEDKRRELERLEVLKKLNAAKARMQVYEQDENSEDEKRELLSNCKSVKEVTHRRGSFQSLTTTCCDKHTARRWHQDHVQVTSGINQ